From a single Rhinolophus ferrumequinum isolate MPI-CBG mRhiFer1 chromosome 15, mRhiFer1_v1.p, whole genome shotgun sequence genomic region:
- the IGFL1 gene encoding insulin growth factor-like family member 1 has product MTPRCYMLAVLAALCILTLVCSHGAPVSPTGAHLMLCQSHTRCGNKFYDPQQHCCYDDAVVSLGRTQKCGNCTFRVCFEQCCPWSDRPQETFVVKVKGQKCSLALSSDDKVCSSVS; this is encoded by the exons CTGTCTTGGCTGCTCTCTGCATCCTCACCCTCGTCTGCTCACACGGAGCCCCAG TGTCCCCCACGGGTGCTCACCTGATGCTGTGCCAGTCACACACGAGATGTGGGAACAAGTTCTACGACCCCCAGCAGCACTGTTGCTATGACGACGCTGTGGTGTCCTTGGGCAGGACCCAAAAATGTGGAAACTGCACCTTCAGGGTCTGCTTTGAGCAGTGCTGCCCCTGGTCAGACAGACCCCAGGAGACCTTTGTGGTGAAGGTGAAAGGCCAGAAGTGTTCCCTGGCCCTGTCCTCAGATGACAAGGTTTGTAGCAG TGTCAGCTGA